One region of Polynucleobacter sp. SHI8 genomic DNA includes:
- a CDS encoding LLM class flavin-dependent oxidoreductase, with protein sequence MRLGYFTMPLHPLHRDGTETLHEDRQTIIHADQLGFYDAFVGEHLTDQAENVTNSMIFLATLIFETKNIKLGTGTSNLSHAHPTLIAAQAAMFDRLAKGRFVFGISPGALASDAEALGMLCEDRGKIFAEAIDVILKIWEGEPPYNIDLPDNRFKVSVQNTQVLEIGRGYMMKPYQQPRPEIVGTVVAPFSKGVIAMGKRDFHPMSANFLLRNWLPSHWKNYSEGKESVGEVAQVKDWRVARTVFVGDTSAIAKSYGKDDANSPYRYYYKQMYTKMKLSNRHVIFKKSQEADDSTITLDGILDDLVISGTVNEVVDQILAMQEEVGNFGEIVYAGMDLVDPVLGRRSMELMAHEVMPRVNEAMGLGYVTNADANN encoded by the coding sequence ATGCGTCTCGGATATTTCACAATGCCACTCCATCCTCTTCATCGGGATGGCACAGAAACTTTACATGAAGATCGTCAAACCATTATTCATGCCGATCAACTTGGTTTTTATGATGCGTTTGTTGGTGAACATTTAACTGATCAAGCAGAAAATGTCACAAATAGCATGATCTTTTTAGCGACGCTGATTTTTGAAACGAAAAACATCAAATTAGGCACTGGAACTTCTAATTTATCTCATGCACACCCGACGCTCATCGCGGCTCAAGCGGCAATGTTTGATCGTTTAGCAAAAGGTCGTTTTGTATTTGGTATCAGCCCTGGTGCACTCGCCTCAGATGCTGAAGCGTTAGGCATGTTATGTGAAGATCGCGGCAAGATATTTGCTGAAGCAATCGATGTGATTTTAAAAATTTGGGAGGGAGAACCACCTTACAACATCGACCTTCCAGACAACCGCTTTAAAGTGAGTGTCCAAAATACTCAAGTATTAGAAATTGGTCGTGGTTACATGATGAAGCCTTACCAACAACCGCGTCCAGAAATCGTCGGTACCGTAGTTGCACCATTTTCAAAAGGTGTGATCGCTATGGGTAAAAGGGATTTCCATCCGATGTCAGCCAACTTTCTTCTTAGAAACTGGCTGCCTTCTCACTGGAAAAATTACTCAGAAGGAAAAGAATCTGTTGGTGAAGTAGCTCAAGTCAAAGACTGGCGTGTTGCACGTACGGTATTTGTTGGTGATACTTCAGCGATTGCAAAATCCTATGGCAAAGATGATGCCAATAGCCCATACCGCTATTACTACAAACAAATGTATACCAAAATGAAGCTCTCGAACCGTCATGTGATTTTTAAGAAAAGCCAAGAAGCAGACGACAGCACGATTACTCTAGATGGTATTTTGGATGACTTAGTCATTTCCGGAACAGTGAATGAAGTGGTCGATCAGATTTTGGCGATGCAAGAAGAAGTCGGTAATTTCGGTGAAATTGTTTATGCTGGAATGGATTTAGTCGACCCAGTTTTAGGTAGAAGATCAATGGAACTGATGGCGCATGAAGTGATGCCAAGAGTCAATGAAGCGATGGGTCTTGGGTATGTCACTAATGCGGATGCTAACAATTAA
- a CDS encoding tripartite tricarboxylate transporter substrate binding protein, with the protein MRQLASRVLSVILLTLVLTLSFTNTPSYAQNYPKKNIVIVVPFGPGGSADLMARTFAQYLEAALKQTVIVDNKPGADGMVGTEFVKNAAPDGHTLLLTTNTTMAANSVFYKKLPYEPFKDFDHIGLFGQAASVAIVPKDSPLNTIADLVAASKAAPDKFFYGHYNSASRMTVEMLKTRTGAKLTPIPYKAVGTALQDFYGGQTQVLFIEYPPAKAQIAGGKIKALGVTGSTRFREWPQIPAINETYPGYELGFYLGFAAPTGLPADVLQTLTNTLETALKDPAFIAKVNNLELDPGKLNREQYLRFMRNEKDRWAKIVPEAGIQPE; encoded by the coding sequence ATGAGACAACTTGCAAGTCGTGTGCTATCCGTCATTTTATTGACATTGGTCCTCACCCTATCTTTTACCAATACCCCTAGCTACGCCCAAAATTATCCCAAGAAAAATATTGTCATTGTTGTTCCATTTGGTCCTGGTGGGTCGGCTGATTTAATGGCTCGTACTTTTGCTCAATACCTAGAGGCAGCTCTTAAGCAAACAGTGATTGTGGACAACAAACCTGGTGCCGATGGCATGGTGGGTACTGAGTTTGTCAAAAATGCTGCGCCTGATGGCCATACGCTATTGCTTACCACTAATACAACCATGGCTGCAAATTCGGTATTTTATAAAAAACTACCCTATGAACCTTTTAAAGATTTTGACCATATTGGCCTCTTTGGACAAGCTGCCTCCGTTGCCATCGTCCCGAAAGATTCCCCCCTCAATACAATTGCTGATCTAGTTGCGGCTTCTAAAGCAGCTCCGGATAAGTTTTTTTACGGTCATTACAATTCTGCATCGCGGATGACGGTGGAAATGCTTAAAACGCGAACTGGCGCTAAATTAACTCCGATTCCTTATAAGGCTGTCGGAACCGCCCTTCAAGACTTTTACGGTGGACAAACCCAAGTTCTTTTTATTGAATATCCACCAGCAAAAGCTCAAATCGCTGGCGGTAAGATCAAGGCTCTTGGGGTTACAGGGTCTACTCGTTTTAGAGAATGGCCCCAAATCCCAGCGATTAATGAAACCTATCCTGGCTATGAACTTGGTTTTTATCTGGGATTTGCCGCTCCAACTGGACTTCCGGCAGATGTCTTACAAACTTTAACGAACACTCTCGAAACGGCCCTAAAAGATCCAGCTTTTATTGCTAAAGTCAATAATTTAGAGCTCGACCCCGGCAAACTCAATCGTGAACAGTACCTTCGATTTATGCGCAATGAAAAAGATCGCTGGGCCAAAATTGTTCCTGAAGCAGGGATACAACCAGAATAG
- a CDS encoding polysaccharide deacetylase family protein: MTEPNQTFLQEEATAMKPHERLDYSPIITRQPIQLPGNAKVVVWPVVNIEEWDITRPMPRMASPPPGGVPPVPDVPNWTWHEYGMRVGIWRIFEAFKKYDIQATMSLNAKVCETRPLVPQTALDHGWEIMAHCYEQIPIQKIADQRAMIAQTIEVIEKFSGNKPQGWLGPGRSETFATLDYVKEAGFRWFGDWVLDDQPQMVKTKHGPLVSVPYTVELNDIAIMLTNLQDSDALFIRMKDSIERVLEESSQGAKILAFGVHPYITGATHRIKYFEMMLEYLRKLPGVVFWNGTQICDWYESTQKNI; the protein is encoded by the coding sequence ATGACAGAACCTAATCAAACATTTTTACAAGAAGAAGCTACTGCAATGAAGCCGCATGAGCGGCTTGACTACAGTCCAATAATTACCCGCCAGCCCATTCAACTGCCTGGCAATGCCAAAGTTGTCGTGTGGCCGGTGGTAAATATTGAAGAGTGGGATATTACTCGCCCCATGCCACGGATGGCCTCCCCTCCTCCTGGAGGAGTTCCGCCTGTTCCCGATGTGCCGAATTGGACTTGGCATGAATATGGTATGCGAGTTGGAATATGGCGTATTTTTGAGGCATTTAAAAAGTACGATATTCAAGCAACCATGTCTCTTAATGCGAAGGTCTGTGAAACAAGGCCACTCGTCCCACAAACGGCCTTAGATCATGGTTGGGAAATCATGGCGCATTGCTATGAACAAATTCCGATTCAAAAAATTGCTGATCAACGTGCGATGATTGCGCAAACCATTGAAGTGATTGAAAAGTTCTCCGGTAACAAACCACAAGGATGGTTAGGTCCCGGCAGAAGTGAAACTTTTGCCACACTCGATTATGTGAAGGAAGCGGGATTTCGGTGGTTTGGTGATTGGGTGTTAGATGACCAGCCACAAATGGTTAAAACCAAGCATGGACCATTAGTCTCGGTTCCCTATACAGTTGAATTAAATGATATTGCGATTATGTTGACGAATTTGCAAGATTCAGATGCATTGTTCATTCGGATGAAAGATTCGATTGAAAGGGTTTTAGAGGAATCATCGCAAGGTGCCAAGATCCTAGCATTTGGAGTGCATCCGTATATCACGGGAGCAACCCACCGCATCAAGTATTTTGAAATGATGCTTGAGTATTTGCGTAAGTTACCAGGAGTTGTATTTTGGAATGGAACGCAAATTTGTGATTGGTATGAATCAACCCAGAAAAACATCTAG
- a CDS encoding amidase: MDIHKNYPKTLEEALTVLQSGQISATQLLEHALALVHQKDSQLHGLITVTREDALAKAHQIDQARSAQDMLGVLAGIPIAHKDVFFSAGVRTTAGSGVLSNFKPDISAHIIQILDNAGAISIGKTNCHEFAFGSPAEDDFFPAARNPWNPDHMPGSSSSGSATAVAAGYCYAATASDTGGSVRHPAAACGLVGFKPTRDLISKEGLIPLAPSLDTVGIITRNVRDNLIMLCAILGSDYQAFLNELRPELPGIRIGVDFAHLESPDITDEVRKTFLDSLEILKTLGTNIVSIRLPDLNTIAQVANTIINYEGWQELKSFYEEQKESLGLGLQKKLDLSSKVSQMDYQDAILTAQSYAEQLTQAFNRQQESYIDVIVSVGREAPAQTMADLYQHPTGARSTCNRLYSLTGHPAITLPMGFSAHGMPLALQIASQYHDEYLLYQVAHAFENKRNVFSGIKNIPW, from the coding sequence ATGGATATCCATAAGAACTATCCAAAAACCCTAGAAGAAGCACTTACTGTCTTGCAAAGTGGGCAAATCAGTGCTACTCAATTGTTAGAACATGCTTTGGCATTAGTACATCAAAAAGATAGTCAATTGCATGGGCTGATTACGGTTACTAGAGAAGATGCCTTAGCGAAGGCTCACCAAATTGATCAAGCAAGAAGTGCGCAAGATATGTTGGGCGTTTTAGCAGGTATACCGATTGCGCATAAAGATGTTTTCTTTTCAGCTGGTGTAAGAACTACTGCAGGTTCAGGAGTCCTGAGTAACTTTAAACCGGATATCAGCGCCCATATCATACAAATTTTAGATAACGCAGGAGCGATATCCATTGGCAAAACCAATTGCCATGAGTTTGCCTTTGGTTCACCGGCGGAAGATGATTTTTTCCCTGCCGCTCGCAATCCTTGGAACCCCGATCATATGCCGGGAAGCTCTAGCAGTGGATCCGCAACAGCAGTTGCGGCAGGTTACTGTTATGCTGCCACAGCATCGGATACTGGCGGATCAGTACGTCATCCAGCCGCAGCCTGTGGTTTAGTTGGTTTCAAGCCAACCAGAGATCTCATCTCTAAAGAAGGCTTAATTCCCTTAGCGCCAAGTTTAGATACCGTAGGCATTATTACGCGGAATGTACGTGACAACTTGATCATGCTGTGTGCGATTTTAGGTTCAGATTATCAGGCTTTTTTAAATGAATTACGCCCCGAATTGCCTGGCATTCGGATTGGAGTGGATTTTGCTCATTTGGAGAGTCCTGATATTACCGATGAAGTCAGAAAAACGTTTTTAGATTCTCTTGAAATATTGAAAACATTAGGTACAAACATTGTATCGATACGATTGCCTGATTTAAACACGATTGCTCAAGTAGCCAATACCATCATCAACTATGAAGGATGGCAAGAATTAAAAAGCTTTTATGAAGAACAAAAAGAAAGCCTTGGACTAGGATTGCAAAAAAAACTAGACCTATCTAGCAAAGTCAGTCAGATGGATTATCAAGATGCTATTTTGACAGCACAAAGTTATGCTGAGCAGTTAACACAAGCATTTAATCGTCAACAAGAATCCTATATTGACGTGATTGTATCTGTTGGTCGGGAAGCACCAGCGCAAACGATGGCTGATTTATATCAGCATCCCACTGGAGCGAGGAGTACCTGCAATCGGCTGTATAGTTTGACTGGTCATCCTGCCATCACCTTACCTATGGGGTTTAGCGCTCATGGCATGCCTTTGGCCCTACAGATTGCTAGCCAATATCATGACGAATACCTTTTGTATCAAGTGGCACATGCGTTTGAGAATAAAAGAAACGTATTTTCTGGAATAAAAAACATACCATGGTAG
- a CDS encoding CTP synthase gives MTKFVFVTGGVVSSLGKGIAAASLAAILESRGLKVTLLKLDPYINVDPGTMSPFQHGEVFVTEDGAETDLDLGHYERFVSAKMRKSNNFTTGQIYDSVIRKERRGEYLGKTVQVIPHITNEIQAFIERGAADSHHGQADVAICEIGGTVGDIESLPFLEAARQMNLRKDRGDTAFIHLTLVPYIASAGELKTKPTQHSVQKLREIGIIPTALLCRADRPIPDEERAKISLFANVREEAVISVWDVDTIYKIPQMLQEQGLDDIICKELHLNPPPADLSVWSNLVARMEHPKHHITIGMVGKYVDLTESYKSLIEALRHAGIHHQTQVDINYLDSEVIEEEGVDCLAGLDAILVPGGFGKRGTEGKILAIEYARVNKIPYLGICLGMQLAVIEFARHVVGLKNANSTEFDEQVEHPVVALITEWKNRDGTLETRTDDSDLGGTMRLGSQKCPVKHGTMAADIYGPEVNERHRHRYEVNNGYVNQLEAAGMVISARTPAEELPEMMELPQAMHPWFFGVQFHPEFTSTPRDGHPLFNAFVGAALMHSGVTVSEKETA, from the coding sequence ATGACCAAATTTGTCTTCGTTACAGGCGGTGTGGTTTCTTCCCTCGGGAAAGGAATTGCAGCCGCATCCTTGGCTGCGATTCTTGAATCCCGCGGCCTAAAAGTCACCCTCTTAAAATTAGATCCCTATATTAACGTTGATCCTGGCACGATGAGTCCATTTCAGCATGGAGAGGTATTTGTTACAGAAGATGGTGCTGAAACCGACCTAGATCTCGGACATTACGAACGTTTTGTTTCTGCCAAAATGCGTAAAAGCAATAACTTTACGACAGGTCAAATTTATGACTCGGTGATTCGAAAAGAGCGCCGCGGTGAATATTTAGGTAAAACCGTTCAGGTGATTCCGCATATTACCAATGAAATCCAGGCATTTATTGAACGTGGTGCAGCAGATAGTCATCACGGTCAAGCTGATGTTGCGATTTGTGAAATTGGTGGCACCGTGGGTGATATTGAATCTTTGCCGTTCTTGGAAGCCGCTAGACAGATGAATCTTCGTAAAGACCGTGGTGATACCGCGTTTATTCATTTGACCTTAGTGCCCTATATTGCTAGTGCGGGTGAGTTAAAAACCAAACCAACCCAACACTCGGTTCAAAAATTGCGGGAAATCGGTATTATTCCAACCGCGTTGTTATGTCGTGCTGATCGACCGATTCCCGATGAAGAAAGAGCAAAAATATCTCTTTTTGCCAATGTGCGCGAAGAAGCGGTCATTTCGGTATGGGATGTGGATACGATTTATAAGATTCCACAAATGCTTCAAGAGCAAGGTTTAGATGACATCATTTGTAAAGAGCTCCATTTAAATCCTCCTCCGGCTGATTTATCTGTTTGGAGTAATTTGGTGGCGCGGATGGAGCATCCAAAACATCACATCACCATTGGTATGGTCGGTAAGTATGTGGATTTAACTGAGTCATATAAGTCATTAATTGAAGCCTTAAGACATGCCGGAATCCATCATCAGACGCAAGTCGACATCAATTATTTAGATTCTGAGGTCATTGAAGAAGAGGGCGTTGATTGCCTAGCGGGCTTGGATGCGATTTTAGTTCCGGGTGGATTTGGCAAGCGTGGAACTGAAGGTAAGATTTTGGCGATTGAATATGCACGAGTGAATAAAATTCCTTATTTAGGCATTTGTCTAGGTATGCAACTCGCTGTGATCGAATTCGCTAGACATGTTGTGGGTCTCAAAAATGCTAACAGCACCGAGTTTGATGAACAAGTAGAACATCCTGTAGTTGCTCTTATTACGGAATGGAAGAATCGTGATGGCACATTAGAGACAAGAACGGATGATTCAGATTTGGGTGGCACGATGCGACTCGGTTCACAAAAATGTCCGGTCAAGCATGGAACGATGGCTGCAGATATTTATGGTCCAGAAGTGAATGAACGTCATCGCCACCGTTATGAAGTCAATAATGGCTATGTCAATCAGTTAGAGGCTGCTGGAATGGTGATTTCCGCAAGAACACCAGCCGAAGAATTGCCTGAGATGATGGAACTTCCACAAGCAATGCATCCCTGGTTTTTTGGTGTGCAATTTCACCCAGAATTTACTTCAACCCCACGTGATGGCCATCCCTTGTTTAATGCTTTTGTTGGAGCTGCATTGATGCATTCAGGTGTCACCGTTTCTGAAAAGGAAACAGCATGA
- the kdsA gene encoding 3-deoxy-8-phosphooctulonate synthase, with the protein MKLCGFPVGLDHPFFLIAGPCVIESEQMALDTAGALKEITTSLNIPFIYKSSFDKANRSSGTSYRGLGMEKGLEILATVKKQLGVHVLTDIHAIDEIKPVCEVVDVIQTPAFLCRQTDFIHACAQSGKPVNIKKGQFLAPGDMINVINKARAAAKEAGLDEDNFMACERGVSFGYNNLVSDMRSLAIMRQTQAPVVFDATHSVQLPGGQGTSSGGQREFVPVLARAAIAVGISGIFMETHPDPANAMSDGPNAVPLHKMKELLESLKGIDQLVKAPGQFSEDHFELN; encoded by the coding sequence ATGAAACTTTGTGGATTTCCAGTTGGATTAGATCACCCCTTTTTTTTAATTGCCGGACCTTGTGTGATTGAATCTGAGCAGATGGCACTTGATACCGCAGGTGCTTTAAAAGAAATCACAACTAGCCTCAATATTCCATTTATTTATAAATCATCCTTTGATAAAGCCAACCGTTCATCAGGCACTTCTTATCGTGGCTTGGGGATGGAAAAAGGTTTAGAGATTTTGGCAACAGTCAAAAAACAATTAGGCGTGCATGTGTTGACGGATATTCATGCCATTGATGAGATTAAACCCGTTTGTGAAGTCGTGGACGTCATTCAAACGCCTGCATTTTTATGTCGTCAAACGGACTTTATTCATGCGTGTGCCCAGAGTGGTAAACCGGTCAATATTAAAAAAGGTCAGTTTTTAGCTCCTGGCGATATGATCAATGTGATTAATAAAGCCAGAGCCGCAGCAAAAGAAGCTGGCCTTGATGAAGATAATTTTATGGCTTGTGAGCGTGGCGTAAGCTTTGGATATAACAATTTAGTTTCCGATATGAGAAGTTTGGCGATTATGCGTCAAACCCAGGCCCCTGTGGTTTTTGATGCCACGCATTCCGTGCAGCTCCCTGGTGGGCAGGGCACAAGTAGTGGTGGTCAGCGTGAATTTGTGCCGGTTCTTGCAAGAGCTGCGATTGCAGTTGGAATTAGTGGTATTTTTATGGAAACCCATCCAGACCCAGCCAATGCCATGTCGGACGGCCCGAATGCTGTGCCCCTGCATAAAATGAAAGAATTACTTGAGTCTTTAAAAGGGATTGATCAACTCGTCAAAGCGCCTGGTCAATTTTCAGAAGATCATTTTGAATTAAATTAA
- the eno gene encoding phosphopyruvate hydratase yields the protein MSAIVDIIGREILDSRGNPTVECDVLLESGVMGRAAVPSGASTGSREAIELRDGEPGRYVGKGVRRAVDNINTEIAESIMGLDASEQAFLDRTLIDLDGTDNKARLGANATLAVSMAVARAAAEEAGLPLYRYFGGSGAMQLPVPMMNIVNGGAHANNSLDIQEFMIMPVSMTSFREALRCGAEVFHALKKIINDQNMPTQVGDEGGFAPNFKSNEECLNTILQAIEKAGYRPGEDVLLALDCAASEFYKDGKYHLAGEGLQLTSSEFTDYLGNLADKFPIVSIEDGMHEGDWDGWATLTQRLGNKIQLVGDDLFVTNTKILKEGIQKGIANSILIKINQIGTLTETFAAIEMAKRANYTSVISHRSGETEDTTIADIAVGLNAGQIKTGSLSRSDRIAKYNQLLRIEEDLGDVASYPGKSTFYNLGY from the coding sequence ATGAGTGCAATTGTTGACATTATTGGCCGTGAAATTTTAGACTCCCGTGGCAACCCTACCGTGGAGTGTGACGTATTGTTAGAGTCTGGAGTGATGGGGCGAGCAGCAGTTCCGTCTGGTGCATCGACGGGTTCAAGAGAAGCGATTGAGTTGCGTGATGGTGAGCCAGGTAGATATGTTGGTAAAGGTGTTAGACGTGCAGTAGACAATATCAATACCGAAATCGCTGAATCCATCATGGGTTTAGATGCTTCTGAGCAAGCCTTTTTAGACCGTACCTTGATTGATTTGGATGGCACTGACAATAAAGCTCGTTTAGGTGCGAATGCGACATTGGCTGTTTCTATGGCAGTGGCAAGAGCTGCTGCAGAAGAAGCCGGACTGCCACTATATCGTTACTTTGGTGGATCGGGTGCTATGCAGTTACCAGTCCCTATGATGAATATTGTGAACGGTGGTGCGCATGCCAATAATAGTTTAGATATTCAAGAATTCATGATCATGCCAGTAAGCATGACTAGTTTTAGAGAAGCATTGCGCTGTGGTGCAGAAGTGTTTCATGCGCTCAAGAAAATTATTAATGATCAAAACATGCCAACCCAAGTTGGTGATGAAGGTGGCTTTGCGCCGAACTTCAAAAGTAATGAAGAGTGTTTAAATACAATTTTGCAAGCCATCGAAAAAGCAGGATATCGTCCAGGTGAGGATGTTCTTCTCGCCCTTGACTGTGCTGCAAGTGAGTTCTATAAAGACGGTAAATATCATTTAGCTGGAGAAGGCTTGCAATTAACTTCTAGTGAATTTACGGACTACCTTGGTAACTTAGCTGACAAGTTCCCGATTGTTTCGATTGAAGATGGTATGCATGAAGGTGACTGGGATGGTTGGGCTACTCTGACACAACGTTTAGGCAATAAGATTCAATTGGTAGGTGATGATTTATTTGTAACCAATACGAAAATTTTAAAAGAGGGAATTCAAAAAGGAATTGCGAATTCGATCTTGATTAAGATTAATCAAATTGGCACACTCACAGAAACTTTTGCTGCGATTGAAATGGCCAAGCGTGCCAATTACACCAGTGTAATTAGTCATCGCTCTGGTGAAACTGAAGACACGACGATTGCGGATATTGCTGTTGGTCTTAATGCTGGTCAAATCAAAACGGGTTCATTATCTCGTTCTGATCGGATTGCTAAATACAATCAACTGCTTCGTATTGAAGAAGATTTAGGTGATGTTGCTTCTTATCCAGGTAAATCCACTTTTTATAATTTAGGGTATTAA
- the ftsB gene encoding cell division protein FtsB, which produces MRYIVYGLLGLLIAIQYPLWIGKGGWLHVYQMDKEVQAQQAKNNQLENRNNKLAGDVNDLRQGTRAVEERARIEHGMVKENETMVQIVQSDEELPKAVTKPKAEKKEEATKDTSASKETKVSKAKPAPNSSKEKEAPTEKVAQ; this is translated from the coding sequence TTGCGTTATATCGTTTATGGCCTTTTAGGATTACTCATTGCGATCCAATACCCATTGTGGATTGGTAAAGGTGGATGGTTGCATGTCTATCAAATGGATAAAGAAGTTCAGGCACAACAAGCGAAAAATAATCAATTAGAAAATCGTAATAATAAATTAGCTGGTGATGTAAATGACTTGCGTCAAGGGACACGCGCAGTAGAAGAGCGTGCCAGAATCGAGCATGGCATGGTGAAAGAAAATGAAACCATGGTGCAAATCGTGCAAAGTGATGAAGAGTTACCAAAAGCCGTAACAAAGCCAAAGGCTGAAAAGAAAGAAGAAGCAACTAAAGATACAAGCGCTTCAAAAGAAACTAAAGTCAGCAAAGCAAAACCAGCACCAAACTCGAGCAAAGAGAAAGAAGCGCCTACCGAAAAAGTAGCGCAATAA
- a CDS encoding Hsp33 family molecular chaperone HslO — protein MSNSPNSPSTPEFDVLQTFLFEKSQVRGEIVRLNSAWQTIQQRRSYPPAIKRHLGEMVAAGALLSATLKFDGTLIIQAQGTGIVRLLVVECNANLGLRATIKLAPNIDGSLIDDQISLAELINPDGLGKLAITLDPSNRGEGQQAYQGIVPLMYQGKPVESIAQAMMAYMHHSEQLETHISLSCNDQYASGILIQKLPQMGGKVLENISQEELLDDWHRFHLLVNTVSDEEMLNTPPDILMQRLFSVEANDQKVMAFEPRPVYFECQCSRTRVGNMLLMLGHAEVLSILEEQHQVETTCDFCGEVYLFDPVDCEQLFKAQNLLDGIRPAQGKH, from the coding sequence ATGAGCAACTCCCCAAATTCCCCATCTACGCCAGAATTTGATGTGCTACAGACTTTTTTATTCGAAAAGAGTCAAGTACGGGGAGAGATTGTTCGCTTGAATTCTGCTTGGCAAACGATTCAACAACGAAGAAGCTACCCACCAGCCATTAAACGCCATCTTGGTGAGATGGTGGCAGCTGGTGCTTTACTGAGTGCCACTTTAAAATTTGATGGCACACTGATTATTCAAGCGCAAGGCACTGGAATTGTGCGCCTGCTCGTCGTCGAATGCAATGCAAACTTGGGTTTACGAGCAACGATTAAATTAGCGCCCAACATCGATGGCTCTCTCATCGATGATCAAATATCATTGGCTGAGTTGATTAATCCAGATGGGCTTGGCAAACTAGCGATTACGCTTGATCCATCCAATCGGGGTGAAGGTCAACAAGCGTACCAAGGGATTGTGCCCCTGATGTATCAAGGCAAACCCGTTGAATCCATTGCTCAGGCTATGATGGCTTATATGCATCATTCGGAACAATTAGAGACGCATATCTCCCTATCGTGCAATGATCAATACGCAAGCGGTATTTTGATTCAGAAACTGCCGCAAATGGGTGGCAAGGTGTTAGAAAATATCTCGCAAGAGGAGTTATTAGACGACTGGCATCGATTTCATCTGCTCGTCAACACCGTCTCTGATGAAGAAATGTTAAACACTCCTCCAGATATTTTGATGCAACGCCTGTTTTCAGTTGAAGCGAATGATCAAAAGGTCATGGCATTTGAACCACGTCCTGTCTATTTTGAATGCCAATGTTCCAGAACGCGTGTAGGCAATATGCTCCTCATGCTAGGTCATGCTGAGGTGCTGAGTATTTTGGAAGAACAACATCAAGTAGAGACGACCTGCGATTTTTGTGGGGAGGTCTATCTGTTTGATCCTGTCGATTGTGAGCAACTATTTAAGGCTCAGAATTTACTTGATGGTATACGCCCCGCTCAAGGCAAACACTAA